A region of Kineosporia sp. NBRC 101731 DNA encodes the following proteins:
- a CDS encoding DUF3107 domain-containing protein — MEVKIGVRDIPRDIVLESDDSAEAVANAVEAAISGGSLLRLKDDKGRTIVVPGNLIGYVEIGAEETRRVGFGTI; from the coding sequence GTGGAGGTCAAGATCGGCGTCCGGGACATCCCGCGCGACATCGTGCTGGAGTCCGACGACTCGGCCGAGGCGGTCGCGAACGCGGTCGAGGCCGCGATCAGCGGCGGCTCGCTGCTGCGTCTCAAGGACGACAAGGGCCGCACGATCGTCGTTCCGGGCAACCTGATCGGCTACGTCGAGATCGGCGCGGAAGAGACCCGTCGCGTAGGTTTCGGCACGATCTGA
- a CDS encoding DUF4184 family protein — MPFTGSHPAAVLPFLRTGLVPSALVIGSMTPDLVYYVPLPQEARWPVSHASHTVTGIVGLDLLMGLFAFVVWQALIAPLAVAVSPRPVRDRVGGLPVPLRQNLGTLRAAALVVLSLLVGAVTHVFWDEFTHPDRWGTAHMSWLAQQHGSMLGARWAQFASSVVGLLLIGWALWRWWSQTPPRSVPSRIRPVSRAVSAWVVAIVLLCTGAGSSIGLWAALTRPGTQSLPYLVATYGGGAGLFAVLACALVMIAPRSRAS; from the coding sequence ATGCCCTTCACCGGGAGTCACCCGGCCGCCGTGCTGCCGTTCCTGCGCACCGGCCTGGTGCCGTCGGCGCTGGTGATCGGCAGCATGACCCCCGACCTGGTCTACTACGTGCCGCTGCCGCAGGAAGCCCGCTGGCCCGTCTCGCACGCCAGTCACACGGTCACCGGAATCGTCGGACTGGACCTGCTGATGGGCCTTTTCGCGTTCGTGGTCTGGCAGGCCCTGATCGCGCCGCTGGCCGTGGCGGTCTCGCCGCGGCCGGTGCGCGACCGGGTGGGGGGGCTGCCGGTACCGCTGCGGCAGAACCTGGGCACCCTCCGGGCGGCCGCGCTCGTGGTGCTCTCCCTGCTCGTCGGCGCGGTGACACATGTCTTCTGGGACGAGTTCACGCATCCGGACCGCTGGGGTACCGCGCACATGTCCTGGCTCGCGCAGCAGCACGGCAGCATGCTGGGGGCCCGCTGGGCGCAGTTCGCCAGCAGCGTCGTCGGGCTGTTGCTCATCGGCTGGGCGCTGTGGCGCTGGTGGTCGCAGACCCCGCCCCGGTCGGTGCCGTCGCGGATCAGGCCTGTGTCCCGAGCGGTTTCGGCCTGGGTCGTGGCCATCGTGCTGCTGTGCACGGGCGCCGGTTCGTCGATCGGGCTGTGGGCGGCCCTGACCCGTCCCGGCACGCAGAGCCTGCCCTACCTGGTGGCGACGTACGGTGGTGGCGCGGGCCTCTTCGCGGTGCTGGCGTGCGCTCTCGTGATGATCGCCCCGCGCTCCCGAGCCTCCTGA
- a CDS encoding TetR/AcrR family transcriptional regulator has translation MSTPEVRSRGTRLPRTARRSQLLGAAREVFVAQGYHAAAMDEIAERAGVSKPVLYQHFPGKRDLYLALIEQHSAEVVECLRGAIEGTTDNKMRVAGAMGAFFDFIDRENESFRLIFESDLTNDPDVRARVESVNEQCGRMVAELIHEESGLPWPECELIGMGLSGMAHVAARYWLQKGRQMPREEAVRLLAGITWRGIAAIPLQENEDMLPGQPATPRPVTDLTDLTELGENQPAAHRS, from the coding sequence ATGTCGACACCAGAGGTGCGCTCGCGCGGAACCCGGCTGCCGAGGACGGCACGACGCAGCCAATTGCTCGGAGCAGCGCGAGAGGTATTCGTGGCTCAGGGCTATCACGCGGCTGCGATGGACGAGATCGCCGAGCGGGCCGGGGTCAGCAAGCCGGTCCTCTACCAGCATTTCCCGGGTAAACGGGATCTGTACCTGGCGCTGATCGAACAGCATTCCGCCGAGGTGGTGGAATGCCTGCGCGGGGCGATCGAGGGCACGACCGACAACAAGATGCGGGTCGCCGGGGCGATGGGGGCGTTCTTCGATTTCATCGACCGGGAGAACGAGTCGTTCCGGCTCATCTTCGAGTCCGACCTGACCAACGACCCGGACGTCCGGGCTCGGGTGGAGTCGGTGAACGAGCAGTGCGGGCGAATGGTCGCCGAGCTGATCCACGAGGAGTCCGGGCTGCCCTGGCCGGAGTGTGAGCTCATCGGGATGGGCCTCTCCGGCATGGCCCATGTCGCTGCGCGCTACTGGCTGCAGAAGGGGCGTCAGATGCCCCGGGAGGAAGCGGTGCGCCTGCTCGCCGGGATCACCTGGCGGGGTATCGCGGCCATTCCCCTGCAGGAGAACGAGGACATGCTGCCTGGTCAGCCGGCCACTCCCCGTCCTGTGACCGACCTGACCGACCTGACCGAGCTGGGCGAGAACCAGCCCGCGGCCCACCGGTCCTGA
- a CDS encoding ferritin-like fold-containing protein, translated as MEQQEDRFTDPAYRAAVVDLLGTLAYGELSAFIRLSTDADLAPRLSAKADMAALAATEFAHYDRLRARLVEIGADPEQAMAPFVEALDGFHERTRPSDWLEGLVKFYVGDGIASDFYREISTYVDDETRDLVLGTLEAGQRMSFVLQEVRQAISEDPIKGSRLALWGRRLVGEALSQGQRVAADRDTFSTLLTGTDEHPGMGLVGIVSMFSRITEQHTKRMAEMGLSA; from the coding sequence ATGGAGCAGCAGGAGGACAGGTTCACCGATCCGGCATACCGGGCGGCCGTTGTTGATCTACTGGGCACGCTGGCTTATGGCGAATTGAGCGCGTTCATCCGACTTTCCACGGATGCGGACCTTGCCCCACGCCTTTCGGCCAAGGCGGACATGGCCGCCCTGGCCGCCACCGAGTTCGCACACTACGACCGGCTGCGGGCCCGGCTCGTGGAGATCGGCGCCGACCCGGAGCAGGCCATGGCCCCGTTCGTGGAGGCGCTGGACGGGTTCCACGAGCGCACCCGGCCCTCGGACTGGCTGGAGGGACTGGTCAAGTTCTACGTCGGGGACGGCATCGCCTCCGACTTCTACCGGGAGATCAGCACCTACGTCGACGACGAGACCCGCGATCTGGTGCTGGGCACTCTGGAAGCCGGCCAACGGATGTCATTCGTGTTGCAGGAGGTGCGCCAGGCGATCAGCGAAGACCCGATCAAGGGCAGCCGGCTGGCGCTGTGGGGCCGCCGCCTGGTCGGGGAGGCACTCAGCCAGGGGCAGCGGGTCGCGGCTGACCGGGACACCTTCTCCACGCTGCTGACCGGCACGGACGAGCACCCGGGCATGGGCCTGGTGGGGATCGTGTCGATGTTCAGCCGGATCACCGAGCAGCACACCAAGCGGATGGCCGAGATGGGGCTGTCCGCCTAG
- the moeB gene encoding molybdopterin-synthase adenylyltransferase MoeB, with translation MQPLVEPGEELTADEFTRYSRQVLLPGLGSVGQRRLKNARVLVIGAGGLGSPVLTYLAAAGVGTISVIDDDVVEVSNLHRQVLHAGSALGTPKVDSAVRALAELNPLVKVESRQNRITRDNALEIIEGHDVVLDGTDNFATRYLVGDACSIAGVPLVWGSVFRFDGQVSVFWSRPPQGHAPVTYRDLHPTPPPPGSVPSCAEGGVLGVTCAAIGSVMATEAIKLITGVGEPLLGRIMLFDAAGMTWQTIRVRPAPDAVPISELAADYEAFCGIPAPDGSGDQASDASDVSVGELARRLERRGRGDDDFVLVDVREPEERLIASIPGAVGLPMSVLRTGDAGALLAQIAQGRPVVLHCKSGGRSAQVLEMARDAGLDDVAHVPGGVLRWIDEIDPTQPRY, from the coding sequence ATGCAACCCTTGGTCGAGCCCGGTGAGGAGCTCACCGCGGACGAGTTCACCCGGTACTCGCGGCAGGTGCTCCTGCCCGGCCTGGGGAGTGTGGGGCAGCGACGGCTGAAGAACGCCCGGGTGCTGGTGATCGGCGCCGGAGGACTGGGCAGCCCGGTGCTGACCTATCTGGCGGCGGCCGGGGTCGGCACGATCAGCGTGATCGACGACGACGTGGTGGAGGTGTCGAACCTTCACCGCCAGGTGCTGCACGCCGGGTCGGCGCTGGGAACGCCCAAGGTCGACAGCGCGGTGCGGGCCCTGGCCGAGCTGAACCCCCTCGTGAAGGTGGAGTCGCGGCAGAACCGGATCACCCGTGACAACGCCCTGGAGATCATCGAGGGGCACGACGTGGTGCTCGACGGTACCGACAATTTCGCCACGCGGTACCTGGTCGGCGATGCCTGTTCGATAGCCGGGGTGCCGCTGGTCTGGGGCTCGGTGTTCCGGTTCGACGGGCAGGTCTCGGTGTTCTGGTCGCGGCCGCCGCAGGGGCATGCGCCGGTGACCTATCGCGACCTTCATCCCACGCCCCCGCCGCCCGGGTCGGTGCCGTCGTGCGCCGAGGGGGGCGTGCTGGGGGTGACGTGCGCGGCCATCGGTTCAGTCATGGCGACCGAGGCGATCAAGCTGATCACCGGTGTCGGAGAGCCACTTCTGGGCCGGATCATGCTGTTCGACGCGGCCGGGATGACCTGGCAGACGATTCGGGTGCGGCCTGCCCCCGACGCTGTGCCGATCAGTGAACTGGCCGCGGATTACGAGGCCTTCTGCGGCATCCCGGCGCCCGACGGGTCGGGTGACCAGGCCAGTGATGCCAGTGACGTCAGCGTCGGCGAACTGGCCCGGCGCCTGGAGCGGCGTGGGCGCGGCGACGACGATTTCGTGCTGGTCGACGTGCGGGAACCCGAAGAACGGCTGATCGCGTCGATCCCCGGTGCGGTCGGGCTGCCGATGTCGGTGCTGCGAACGGGGGACGCGGGTGCTCTGCTCGCGCAGATCGCCCAGGGGCGTCCGGTGGTGCTGCACTGCAAGAGCGGTGGACGGTCTGCTCAGGTTCTCGAAATGGCCCGTGACGCAGGGCTGGACGACGTGGCCCACGTACCCGGAGGCGTCTTGAGATGGATCGACGAGATCGATCCCACGCAACCGCGCTACTGA
- a CDS encoding DUF3152 domain-containing protein, protein MSSTRPDSPDAPDAPDSVPGAGGSGRLPGARCAAQAHDLAVRGRSAVLPVVLVVMALALAGCSGSSEGTSATASTTSSSTSSSNSATTATPPTPATPTTTGTAAGESDTTSTADDTADLPKGLTEADVEAGLTSAKVKWKASGTLRTVKGTAKAPGQGKVYKVRVQVEKGVAIDGEKFADFVLATLNDDRSWTEDGTRRFARTDKASEAFTTVTLASPETSASMCLPLKTFGKLSCRNGGRVVLTTYRWTKAIPEYKKDRTGYRHYVVNHEVGHALGHGHEYCAGRGKRAPLMMQQTKGLLGCRPNPWPHP, encoded by the coding sequence ATGAGCTCGACCAGGCCGGATTCGCCGGATGCGCCGGATGCGCCGGATTCGGTGCCCGGAGCCGGCGGGAGCGGGCGACTTCCGGGCGCCCGGTGCGCAGCGCAGGCCCATGATCTGGCGGTCCGGGGCCGGTCGGCGGTTCTGCCGGTCGTGCTCGTCGTGATGGCCCTGGCCCTGGCCGGCTGCTCGGGGTCGTCGGAGGGAACCTCCGCGACCGCGTCCACCACCTCGTCCTCCACATCGTCCTCCAACAGCGCGACGACGGCGACCCCGCCGACCCCGGCCACCCCGACGACCACCGGCACTGCTGCGGGCGAGTCCGACACGACGTCCACCGCCGACGACACCGCCGACCTGCCCAAGGGCCTCACCGAGGCAGATGTGGAGGCCGGTCTGACCTCGGCGAAGGTGAAGTGGAAGGCCTCGGGCACGCTGAGGACGGTGAAGGGCACGGCCAAGGCGCCGGGTCAGGGCAAGGTCTACAAGGTGCGCGTGCAGGTCGAGAAGGGCGTGGCGATCGACGGGGAGAAGTTCGCCGACTTCGTGCTGGCCACGCTGAACGACGACCGCAGCTGGACCGAGGACGGCACCCGGCGCTTCGCGCGCACCGACAAGGCCTCGGAGGCCTTCACCACGGTGACGCTGGCCAGCCCGGAGACCTCGGCGTCGATGTGCCTGCCGCTGAAGACCTTCGGCAAGCTGTCCTGCCGCAACGGCGGGCGGGTGGTGCTGACCACGTACCGGTGGACCAAGGCGATCCCCGAATATAAGAAGGACCGCACGGGTTACCGCCACTATGTCGTCAACCACGAGGTGGGTCACGCCCTCGGTCACGGTCACGAGTACTGCGCCGGTCGGGGAAAGCGGGCGCCGCTCATGATGCAGCAGACGAAGGGCCTGCTCGGCTGCAGGCCCAATCCCTGGCCGCACCCGTGA
- a CDS encoding ATP-dependent DNA helicase yields the protein MSTATRERRPAGPSVRLVGPGVHGRDRVEPDRSQAPLTGLRQGSGPVVVFGAPGTGKTTMLIEAVAARVERDGLSPGSVLAIAPTRVASARLRERLSARIGGTVQEPMSRTPHSYAFGLLHRVMALDGSPSPRLISGPEQDRMLADLLAGHAEGLGRAPVWPTSTGDEIRQLRGFRDELRDLLMRAVERGLTPGDLRRLGELNDRPDWLAAAEVMAEYLDVTALSSPGAYDPAGIVDAATELLLDDEELLGAERDRYRLVVVDDAHELTVAAEHLLRLIAGGGRDILLAGDPDSATQTFRGARPTALADAVEQFRRVDGLSAPVITFGTVYRHGPELRAVAGRIAERIGAAGKASHRLVTTSAAPEPASVAVQVFASPAREGAYIAQYLRRLHLEQQVPWQRMAVIVRSTKATAPLRRSLGAAGVPVAIPTAEVPVRDEIAVVPLRLALRCVLRAWELTPEVASDLLTSAIGGADAIAVRRLRQALRTEEISGGGGRASDALLVEALAEPSLLAALDPRVSAPARRVASVLNAGREAAADPNASPETVLWEIWDRTGLAISWRRAALSGGAAGIRADRDLDAVMALFEAAARFTDRFPGADAQAFLDHLEAQDVPADTLAERAPSDEAVALVTATAAAGLEWDVVAVAGVQEGAWPDLRLRDSLLGGQRLAEVVDGRGDQGFVAQRKAIHDDELRLFHVAVSRARTHLLVTAVRSDEVMPSTFLDLVDPDGVSGDQEVRPLAEVPRMMTLPALVAQLRAVVVDPLAKTSRREGAARQLARLALAGVPGADPADWYGLAPVSVSAPLRESHALVKVSPSQVDSFDRCSLRWLLDASGGRRTSSTAQGLGELVHELAEEVPDGNLVKLKTLLAERFDRLGLGQGWVADTERRRAEKMVAHMAQYAAQARAAGRTLVATEQTLQVEVGRALIRGKVDRLEQDAEGRLVVIDLKTGKSAPTKAEVERHAQLGVYQVAIEEGGLARAAARAGLKLPEGTASGGAALVQLGSGNKSVPVQQQLPLSKDTDPQWASNLVQGAAEGMSAGQFPAKSNSMCRVCALRRACPVQNEGRQVGR from the coding sequence ATGAGCACCGCTACCCGTGAGCGTCGTCCGGCCGGGCCCTCCGTCCGGCTGGTCGGTCCCGGGGTGCACGGTCGGGATCGCGTCGAGCCGGACCGGTCTCAGGCCCCGCTGACCGGGCTGCGGCAGGGCAGCGGGCCCGTCGTGGTGTTCGGGGCGCCGGGCACGGGCAAGACCACCATGCTGATCGAGGCGGTCGCGGCCCGGGTGGAACGCGACGGGTTGTCGCCGGGCTCGGTGCTGGCGATCGCCCCGACCCGGGTGGCCTCGGCGCGGCTGCGGGAGCGGCTGTCGGCGCGCATCGGCGGCACGGTGCAAGAGCCGATGTCGCGCACCCCGCACTCCTATGCGTTCGGGCTGCTGCACCGGGTGATGGCGCTCGATGGTTCGCCCTCACCGCGGCTGATCTCCGGCCCCGAGCAGGACCGCATGCTGGCCGACCTGCTCGCCGGGCACGCCGAGGGGCTGGGCCGGGCGCCGGTCTGGCCCACCTCCACCGGTGATGAGATCCGGCAGCTGCGCGGGTTTCGCGATGAACTGCGTGACCTGCTGATGCGAGCGGTCGAGCGCGGTCTGACGCCGGGCGACCTGCGGCGGCTGGGCGAGCTGAACGACCGGCCCGACTGGCTCGCCGCCGCCGAGGTGATGGCCGAGTATCTCGACGTCACGGCGTTGTCGTCCCCGGGCGCCTACGACCCGGCGGGCATCGTCGACGCCGCCACCGAACTGCTGCTCGACGACGAGGAACTGCTCGGGGCCGAGCGCGACCGGTACCGCCTGGTGGTGGTGGACGACGCGCACGAGCTCACCGTGGCCGCCGAGCACCTGCTGCGGCTGATCGCGGGGGGTGGGCGCGACATCCTCCTGGCCGGCGACCCGGACTCGGCCACCCAGACCTTCCGGGGGGCCCGGCCGACCGCGCTGGCCGACGCGGTGGAGCAGTTCCGGCGGGTCGACGGTTTGTCCGCCCCGGTCATCACGTTCGGCACGGTTTACCGGCACGGCCCGGAGCTGAGGGCGGTCGCGGGCCGGATCGCCGAGCGGATCGGGGCGGCGGGCAAGGCTTCTCATCGCCTGGTGACCACGAGCGCAGCTCCGGAGCCGGCCTCTGTCGCAGTCCAGGTCTTTGCCTCGCCCGCCCGCGAGGGCGCGTACATCGCCCAGTACCTGCGGCGTCTGCACCTGGAGCAGCAGGTGCCCTGGCAGCGTATGGCCGTGATCGTGCGGTCCACGAAGGCCACGGCGCCTCTGCGTCGTTCACTGGGTGCGGCCGGTGTGCCGGTAGCGATCCCGACGGCCGAGGTTCCGGTGCGTGACGAGATCGCCGTGGTGCCGCTGCGTCTGGCCCTGCGCTGCGTGCTGCGGGCCTGGGAGCTCACCCCCGAGGTTGCCTCCGACCTGCTCACCAGCGCCATCGGGGGCGCCGACGCGATTGCTGTGCGGAGGCTGCGCCAGGCCCTGCGCACCGAGGAGATCTCCGGTGGAGGCGGTCGGGCCAGCGACGCCCTGCTGGTCGAGGCCCTCGCCGAGCCGTCGCTCCTGGCCGCCCTGGACCCGCGGGTTTCCGCCCCGGCCCGGCGCGTCGCCTCGGTGCTCAACGCCGGGCGGGAAGCCGCTGCGGATCCGAACGCCAGCCCGGAGACCGTGCTCTGGGAGATCTGGGACCGTACCGGCCTGGCCATCTCCTGGCGCCGGGCCGCTCTCTCCGGTGGCGCGGCCGGTATTCGCGCCGACCGCGACCTAGACGCTGTGATGGCTCTTTTCGAGGCGGCGGCACGCTTCACCGACCGCTTTCCGGGGGCCGACGCGCAGGCCTTCCTCGACCATCTCGAGGCCCAGGACGTACCCGCCGACACCCTGGCCGAGCGGGCCCCCTCCGACGAGGCGGTCGCGCTGGTCACGGCGACGGCGGCGGCGGGGCTGGAGTGGGACGTCGTCGCCGTCGCCGGGGTGCAGGAAGGGGCCTGGCCCGACCTGCGGCTGCGTGACTCGCTGCTCGGCGGCCAGCGTCTGGCCGAGGTGGTGGACGGTCGCGGCGACCAGGGATTCGTGGCCCAGCGCAAGGCGATCCACGACGACGAGCTGCGGCTCTTCCACGTCGCGGTGAGCCGGGCGCGCACTCACCTCCTGGTCACGGCGGTGCGCTCCGACGAGGTCATGCCCTCGACGTTCCTCGACCTGGTCGACCCGGACGGGGTCAGCGGCGACCAGGAGGTGCGGCCCCTGGCCGAGGTGCCGCGCATGATGACGCTGCCCGCTCTGGTCGCACAGCTGCGGGCCGTGGTCGTCGACCCGCTCGCGAAGACGTCCCGGCGGGAGGGTGCTGCCCGCCAGCTGGCCCGGCTCGCGCTCGCCGGTGTGCCCGGGGCCGACCCGGCGGACTGGTACGGCCTGGCCCCGGTCTCGGTCTCCGCCCCGCTGCGGGAATCCCATGCGCTGGTGAAGGTCTCGCCGTCGCAGGTTGACTCGTTCGACCGCTGCTCGCTGCGCTGGCTGCTCGACGCCTCCGGCGGTCGGCGCACGTCGTCCACCGCCCAGGGGCTCGGCGAACTGGTGCACGAGCTGGCCGAGGAAGTGCCCGACGGCAACCTGGTCAAGCTGAAGACCCTGCTGGCGGAGCGCTTCGACCGGCTCGGCCTCGGGCAGGGCTGGGTGGCCGACACCGAGCGCCGGCGCGCGGAGAAGATGGTCGCGCACATGGCTCAGTACGCCGCGCAGGCCCGCGCGGCCGGGCGCACACTGGTGGCCACCGAGCAGACCCTGCAGGTCGAGGTGGGCCGCGCGCTGATCCGCGGCAAGGTCGACCGGCTCGAGCAGGACGCGGAGGGCCGGCTCGTCGTCATCGACCTGAAGACGGGGAAGTCGGCGCCGACCAAGGCCGAGGTGGAGCGGCACGCGCAGCTCGGGGTCTATCAGGTGGCCATCGAGGAGGGCGGCCTGGCGCGGGCCGCCGCCCGGGCCGGGCTGAAACTGCCCGAGGGCACGGCATCGGGGGGTGCGGCCCTGGTGCAGCTGGGGTCGGGTAACAAGAGCGTGCCCGTGCAGCAGCAGCTTCCGCTGTCGAAAGACACTGATCCGCAGTGGGCCTCGAACCTCGTGCAGGGGGCGGCCGAGGGTATGTCGGCCGGGCAGTTCCCGGCCAAGAGCAACAGCATGTGCCGGGTGTGCGCCCTGCGCCGGGCCTGCCCCGTGCAGAACGAGGGCCGGCAGGTCGGGCGGTGA
- a CDS encoding MGMT family protein — MLDVVNAIPPGQVLTYGDVAALIGRGGPRQVGKVMSQWGSLAPWWRVLRAGGMPPSGHEARALAQYRSEGTPMRPGGDRVDMRRARWSPDDDDEN, encoded by the coding sequence GTGCTGGATGTGGTGAACGCCATCCCGCCGGGGCAGGTGCTGACCTATGGGGACGTGGCCGCGCTGATCGGGCGGGGCGGTCCCCGCCAGGTCGGCAAGGTGATGTCCCAGTGGGGCAGTCTGGCGCCCTGGTGGCGGGTGTTGCGGGCGGGCGGGATGCCACCCTCCGGGCACGAGGCCCGGGCGCTGGCGCAGTACCGGTCGGAGGGCACGCCGATGCGACCGGGCGGCGACCGGGTGGACATGCGCCGGGCGCGCTGGTCTCCCGACGATGACGACGAGAATTGA
- a CDS encoding MBOAT family O-acyltransferase, producing MVFSSPTFLFLFLPLTLLAYLLVPRSGRNACLLLASIAFYVWGAGGHVFVLLYVAVVSFYGARAAGRARTRALEPTTVDGKPLPGAPRREIAALIALVLVPIALYKYLPPVTQFVASTAWPGAPQVHWALPLGISFFTFHAISYVVDAGRGDLPPEQSPRDYLLYLFLFPHQIAGPIVRYSEIVHELKDSREVTLGNATYGLTRFAWGLTKKAYIADSAGIVADAAFGTPGGSFSSSTAWIGALAYAIQIYFDFSGYSDMAIGLAAIFGFRFPENFRSPYTAAGPAEFWRRWHMTLSRWFRDYVYIPLGGNRHGIRREYAALLITFLLTSLWHGATWGFLVWGGLHSLALLAERVTGLHRKTPGMLLTALRRAAMATFVVFSWVPFRAPTLTGAVDVWQAMFTFQGGEPSPDVYITLTPWNELALMLGLLVFLLPRNATGFQLIHGGHSGGLTFRYPLAAVTAPALLAVAVISVLWLDFSPFLYFQF from the coding sequence ATGGTCTTCTCCTCGCCGACGTTCCTGTTCCTCTTCCTGCCGCTGACCCTTCTGGCCTACCTCCTGGTGCCGCGGTCGGGGCGGAACGCCTGCCTCCTGCTGGCCAGCATCGCGTTCTACGTCTGGGGCGCGGGCGGCCACGTGTTCGTGCTGCTCTACGTGGCCGTCGTCAGCTTCTACGGCGCCCGCGCGGCCGGGCGGGCGAGAACACGGGCCCTCGAACCCACAACAGTGGACGGGAAACCCCTTCCGGGCGCTCCCCGCCGCGAGATCGCCGCCCTGATCGCCCTCGTCCTGGTACCGATCGCGCTGTACAAATACCTGCCCCCGGTGACGCAGTTCGTCGCGTCCACGGCCTGGCCGGGCGCGCCCCAGGTCCACTGGGCGCTCCCCCTCGGCATCTCCTTCTTCACGTTCCACGCGATCTCCTACGTGGTCGACGCCGGACGCGGCGACCTGCCCCCGGAACAGTCCCCGCGCGACTACCTGCTCTACCTGTTCCTCTTCCCGCACCAGATCGCCGGGCCGATCGTGCGGTACTCCGAGATCGTCCACGAGCTGAAGGACAGCCGGGAGGTCACGCTGGGCAACGCCACCTACGGCCTGACCCGGTTCGCCTGGGGGCTGACGAAGAAGGCCTACATCGCCGACTCGGCCGGCATCGTGGCGGATGCGGCCTTCGGCACCCCGGGCGGCAGTTTCAGTTCCAGTACCGCCTGGATCGGGGCACTGGCCTACGCGATCCAGATCTATTTCGACTTCAGCGGCTATTCGGACATGGCCATCGGCCTGGCCGCAATCTTCGGATTCCGGTTTCCCGAGAACTTCCGTTCGCCCTATACCGCCGCCGGGCCGGCCGAATTCTGGCGACGCTGGCACATGACCCTGTCGCGCTGGTTCCGGGATTACGTCTATATTCCCCTGGGTGGCAACCGTCACGGAATACGCCGTGAGTACGCCGCCCTGCTGATCACCTTCCTGCTCACCAGCCTCTGGCACGGAGCGACCTGGGGATTTCTGGTCTGGGGCGGGCTCCACAGCCTGGCCCTGCTCGCCGAGCGCGTCACGGGCCTGCACCGCAAGACCCCGGGCATGCTTCTCACGGCACTGCGACGTGCGGCGATGGCGACGTTCGTGGTGTTCAGCTGGGTACCGTTCCGGGCCCCGACGCTGACCGGGGCGGTCGACGTCTGGCAGGCGATGTTCACGTTCCAGGGAGGCGAACCATCACCAGACGTCTACATCACCCTGACCCCCTGGAACGAGCTCGCTCTGATGCTGGGGTTACTGGTGTTTCTGTTGCCGCGAAATGCCACAGGTTTTCAACTGATTCACGGTGGACATTCCGGAGGATTGACTTTTCGCTATCCCCTGGCCGCGGTCACCGCACCGGCCCTGCTGGCAGTTGCGGTGATCTCGGTACTCTGGCTGGATTTCAGCCCGTTCCTGTACTTCCAGTTCTGA